The region AACTTTCTACTCCATTTGGAATGGTTAGATCAGTTACACCAATAGTTGTTCCACCAATTGTACTTGTAAAAATAGCTGTACATCCATTAGCATTTACCCAACTTATTGGACCTGCAACAGTCACTCCTGTTGGTAAATTATCTGTAAAATTAATATTAGTTTGTTCTGGATTACCAGCTAGGTTATAAATAGTAAATTCTAATATGCTTTGTTGTCCAACAATAATTTGATTAGGTGAAAATGATTTTTCGACTGTTGGAGCTATAACTTGTACATTACTAATAGAGATGTTTGTATCTGGAGTTAATTCTTCATTATCATTACTATTAGGAACTGCTTGTGCTGTATTAGTAAAAGCGCCACCAAAACTTGGAGCTGTTACTGGAATTACTATTTGAATGGTTGAAGCAGCATCCATGTTTAAAATAGTTTCTGATATGGTATTAGTAGCATTATCTATATTAAAACTAGACATACAGCTTGCTGTACCAGAAACCACATTACAAATTGGTGTTCCTGCTATAGCAAATTGCGGACCTAAAACATTTTCAAAATCTATATTAATAGCATTAGAACTTGTATTACTATTGGTAATATCTACTATCCAATTAAATGTATCATTAACTCCAACTGATGTAAACTCAGGATACGTTTGCACTAAAATATCGACACATGGTGCAAAAAAAGTATCTACAGAGTCTGTATTATCTCCTAGATTTACTTCATTTGGATCACTAATACTGTTAATCTCTACACTGTTTCTAGCTCTAATTGCATTAATATCGCAATTAGGTTGCCAATCAATGACTACTTGATAGGTTATTGAGCTTTGTGCAGGTAACGTCCAATTTTCTTCAGGTGTAATTTGCCAGAATACATCAAATTCTCCTGCATCAGGTACTCCATCTTGTAGCATACCAATGTTAGCATTTACAATATCATAGCATGTTGCTGTTCCGGTTGTGGCAATACAAGTCACTGAGACTAATGCTCCTGGTGTGGTAATAGATACAAAATCGACCAATTCTGTAACAGAATCGATGTCGCTATAATTGGTTGCAGTAATTTCATAAGTAACTTCTCCCCAAGAAATTGTATTTGACGTATTAGATCCAGCAGGAAGAGCAGGATTTATTTGTGTTTTGGTGACAGAAAGTTGTACAATATCCTCAGGTTGGCATTCTGGTAATGGAGGTAATAATACAAAATCACTATCATTATCATTGGTTAGGTCAGGATCTATTAATGTAGATTCTAAAAGATTAACACCACTTCTTGCATGTGCTAATGTATTATCTTGTATAACAGTAGTACAGTCATCAGACTCTAAATAAATTACAACGGTAGTAACAGTTATTGTGGTGTTAGCTGGTAATACAAATTCATTACTTTCCCAAAATTGTCCTTGATCTGTCAAGGTGAAATCACTACAAGTAATTGGTCCTGTTGTTGCATCACAAGAGATAGAAACAATCTGCCAATTTACACCTACAGTCAAGTTTTGGAGAAAGAAACGCATATACGCATCCTCTGGACCCATATTGCAAATGTCTGTGACAAATGTCACTTGTTCATTCCAATTAACTTCCTGTAAAGGATTGGGATTAGTTTGCACTGTCGAAATACAAAGATCAGCTTGAGCGCATAAATTGCCTTCAAGTAAAATATTACTTATGCTATTAGAGTCGTCTGAAGATTGATTAATATTGGAAGGGGATAGAGACAGTTGTATTAAACTAGA is a window of Olleya sp. YS DNA encoding:
- a CDS encoding gliding motility-associated C-terminal domain-containing protein gives rise to the protein MKKAFCLLLFCVSFLISKAQTTDLSIVVAAQDLTGSPISQVNIYGEFQYIVTIFNSGNAVNNATFSQAINPSITVQSFISQNQTGGASAVSPINLTGNTLEGTIANLPSNSSVQVKIIVRASLSPGGVATTVTVFPPDGTTDNDTSNNTSVISIDVVEIPIDFTVVYNQINPISGTSITAWNQTITYQFTITNNSAFTFPLQGFRSRFSNLLSTVFGVPLIQLNSLTCVSTTNGIICPDTSGIGGVPVGISSSQNLFNFSSPIEFSAGGSITFEMEVLFLEPACSTQLQPLELSSLIQLSLSPSNINQSSDDSNSISNILLEGNLCAQADLCISTVQTNPNPLQEVNWNEQVTFVTDICNMGPEDAYMRFFLQNLTVGVNWQIVSISCDATTGPITCSDFTLTDQGQFWESNEFVLPANTTITVTTVVIYLESDDCTTVIQDNTLAHARSGVNLLESTLIDPDLTNDNDSDFVLLPPLPECQPEDIVQLSVTKTQINPALPAGSNTSNTISWGEVTYEITATNYSDIDSVTELVDFVSITTPGALVSVTCIATTGTATCYDIVNANIGMLQDGVPDAGEFDVFWQITPEENWTLPAQSSITYQVVIDWQPNCDINAIRARNSVEINSISDPNEVNLGDNTDSVDTFFAPCVDILVQTYPEFTSVGVNDTFNWIVDITNSNTSSNAINIDFENVLGPQFAIAGTPICNVVSGTASCMSSFNIDNATNTISETILNMDAASTIQIVIPVTAPSFGGAFTNTAQAVPNSNDNEELTPDTNISISNVQVIAPTVEKSFSPNQIIVGQQSILEFTIYNLAGNPEQTNINFTDNLPTGVTVAGPISWVNANGCTAIFTSTIGGTTIGVTDLTIPNGVESCTFSVNVTSSVVGDYLNNTTNFTDQNNIDSSQASATLEVLEDTSNVDIEVLKSVTPTEVSIGDVVTFTITATNIGTTEATNISILESLPTGYQYISQATSYGTYDTLTSLWSLPNLLPNQSETLDVIAQVISSNNLLNVASLNSVSEVDRDDTNNEDYAEVTVDGCLQIPSGFSPDNDAVNDTFVIPCIEDYPENILKIYNRYGTLVYLSNNYINDWNGIPNQGPVNQNKVLPVGTYYYVLTINSIKQPFVGYVYLNY